From the Maioricimonas rarisocia genome, one window contains:
- a CDS encoding class I SAM-dependent methyltransferase: MRHVISTEAQRSSSCILCGASDHEVVGTTDRHGDPLETVICRDCGLVFSNPIPTDEDVRQYYANEYRRSYKGVFHPKSKHVYRSGRRALQRYEHARPWLAEGTRVLDLGSGGGEFVYLLRQRGIEARGVEPDEGYGGYSISEYEIPVHIGPFQSATTADGEFDLITAHHVVEHLNEPLGVFRKALACLKTGGRFVVEVPNVESQLHAARHKWHYAHIFNYNPCTLALLGQKAGFHVEQTTLVPHTEHVLTVFVKEDHPPRFAVDPENCERIKQSLASIEDRDYFLSGHGLWRLSCSLRRILREKLSVSESESGRNVLDRMYAA, encoded by the coding sequence GTGCGTCACGTGATCTCCACCGAAGCCCAGCGATCTTCTTCCTGCATTCTGTGTGGGGCCAGCGATCACGAAGTTGTCGGGACGACGGACCGACATGGCGATCCGCTGGAGACGGTCATCTGCCGGGACTGCGGCCTCGTCTTCTCCAATCCGATCCCCACAGACGAAGACGTCCGACAGTACTACGCCAACGAATACCGCCGCTCCTACAAAGGGGTCTTCCACCCCAAATCGAAGCATGTCTATCGCTCCGGTCGGCGGGCTTTGCAGCGGTACGAGCATGCCCGCCCCTGGCTCGCAGAAGGGACGCGAGTCCTGGATCTGGGCTCCGGCGGGGGGGAATTCGTGTATCTGCTGCGGCAGCGCGGCATCGAAGCCCGCGGCGTCGAACCGGACGAAGGATACGGCGGCTACTCGATCAGCGAGTACGAGATCCCCGTGCACATCGGCCCATTCCAGTCCGCGACCACGGCAGACGGTGAGTTCGACCTCATCACCGCCCACCACGTCGTCGAACATCTCAACGAGCCGCTGGGAGTCTTCCGCAAGGCGCTCGCCTGCCTGAAGACCGGCGGCCGGTTTGTCGTGGAAGTCCCCAACGTCGAGAGCCAGCTGCACGCCGCCCGCCACAAGTGGCACTATGCCCACATCTTCAATTACAACCCCTGCACACTGGCACTGCTTGGTCAGAAGGCCGGCTTCCACGTCGAGCAGACGACGCTGGTCCCCCATACCGAACACGTGCTGACGGTCTTCGTCAAGGAAGATCATCCACCCCGATTCGCCGTCGATCCCGAGAACTGCGAGCGCATCAAGCAGTCACTGGCGTCAATCGAGGACCGGGACTACTTCCTTTCCGGCCACGGACTCTGGAGGCTCTCCTGCTCGCTGCGTCGCATCCTGCGGGAGAAGCTGTCCGTCTCCGAATCGGAATCGGGCCGCAATGTCCTCGACCGTATGTACGCCGCCTGA